The following coding sequences are from one Novosphingobium sp. Gsoil 351 window:
- a CDS encoding CaiB/BaiF CoA-transferase family protein, producing the protein MAKFEWKPAPAAVAVAKPLHGIRVLELARILAGPWCGQLLADLGAEVIKIERPGSGDDTRHWGPPFIMSERGENLGAAYYHSANRGKRSVAVDISTPDGKEIVRQLSCGADIMIENYKVGGLAKYGLDHAALAQLNPRLITCSITGFGQNGPYAHRAGYDYIAQAMGGLMSMTGEPQREPQKAGIAAADLFTGVYSAVAVLAALYRRDETGTGAHIDMALLDTQVSVMANQAMNWMTSGIVPRRVGNGHANLVPYQAFPTRDGDLIIAVGNDSQFANLCRVLDTRLDRDPRFATNPGRVRNREELITALEHLTATWLRNELADRLEAIGVAAGPINELDQVFANPQVLARGMAIERDGRHGVASPIVIDGVRMVSDLPSPGTPETMD; encoded by the coding sequence ATGGCAAAGTTTGAATGGAAACCAGCTCCGGCCGCCGTTGCGGTAGCCAAGCCTCTCCACGGAATTCGGGTACTCGAACTGGCCCGGATCCTGGCTGGCCCATGGTGCGGCCAATTGCTTGCCGATCTGGGCGCCGAAGTAATCAAGATCGAGCGACCCGGCAGCGGCGACGATACCCGCCACTGGGGCCCCCCGTTCATCATGTCTGAGCGAGGCGAGAATCTGGGGGCGGCCTACTACCATTCGGCAAACCGCGGCAAACGATCCGTTGCGGTCGACATTTCCACTCCCGACGGCAAGGAAATAGTGCGCCAGCTGTCCTGCGGTGCCGATATCATGATAGAGAATTACAAGGTCGGCGGGCTTGCCAAGTACGGGCTCGACCATGCCGCGCTTGCCCAGCTCAATCCGCGCCTGATCACCTGCTCGATCACCGGCTTTGGCCAGAACGGTCCCTATGCGCACCGCGCGGGCTATGACTACATCGCGCAGGCAATGGGCGGCCTGATGTCGATGACGGGTGAGCCGCAACGCGAACCGCAGAAAGCCGGAATTGCCGCTGCCGATCTTTTCACCGGTGTCTACAGCGCGGTGGCGGTGCTCGCGGCGCTCTACCGGCGAGACGAAACCGGTACCGGAGCCCACATCGACATGGCCTTGCTCGATACCCAGGTGAGCGTCATGGCCAATCAGGCCATGAACTGGATGACTTCGGGCATCGTTCCGCGCCGTGTCGGCAACGGCCATGCCAATCTGGTTCCCTATCAGGCATTTCCGACCCGCGACGGCGACCTTATCATCGCGGTAGGAAACGACAGCCAGTTCGCAAACCTGTGCCGGGTGCTGGACACGAGACTTGATCGCGACCCGCGCTTCGCCACCAATCCCGGCCGGGTCCGCAACCGGGAAGAGCTGATCACTGCCCTCGAGCACTTGACCGCCACCTGGCTGCGGAACGAACTTGCCGACCGGCTCGAGGCGATCGGCGTCGCCGCTGGCCCGATCAACGAACTGGACCAGGTCTTTGCCAACCCGCAGGTCCTTGCTCGCGGTATGGCGATCGAGCGCGATGGCCGCCACGGCGTCGCCAGTCCGATCGTTATCGATGGAGTCAGGATGGTCTCTGACTTACCCTCGCCCGGCACCCCCGAGACGATGGACTAG
- a CDS encoding alpha/beta fold hydrolase: protein MQKDTTVREEKITGRGLTSHTLLAGDPSKPAVLLLHGAGPGAHAGSNWLHLMPDLAENFFVIAPDLIGFGQSVIPDPWPDNVMAWIGTRVEQCFGLLDTLGIEKAHVVGNSMGGALTLQMMSEEPDRIDRVVLMGSIGAPGPRTPELARLLSFYSDPRPARYRQLMHSFAHDADKFEGMEEIVNNRYKIATDPEIMKTAVAMIDSMKQGIETLNMPPSILSKLPHKVLIFHGRQDRIVPSRYQPLPDRAPAARRALRARPFGPLVAARALGCNAPDAGNPLRGADLLSAFCKP from the coding sequence ATGCAGAAAGACACCACCGTAAGAGAAGAAAAGATCACGGGCCGGGGCTTGACCTCGCATACCCTGCTGGCGGGCGACCCCAGCAAGCCCGCGGTGCTGCTGTTGCACGGTGCAGGCCCCGGAGCGCATGCCGGATCAAACTGGCTGCACCTGATGCCCGATCTGGCTGAAAACTTCTTCGTGATCGCGCCCGACCTGATCGGCTTCGGCCAATCGGTGATTCCCGACCCTTGGCCGGACAATGTCATGGCCTGGATCGGCACCAGGGTAGAACAGTGCTTCGGGTTGCTAGACACCCTGGGAATCGAGAAGGCGCACGTCGTCGGCAATTCGATGGGCGGCGCGCTGACGTTGCAGATGATGAGCGAGGAACCGGACCGGATCGACCGGGTCGTGCTGATGGGCTCGATCGGCGCGCCCGGCCCGCGCACGCCGGAACTGGCGCGGCTGCTCTCGTTCTATTCCGATCCGCGTCCGGCCCGCTATCGCCAGTTGATGCACAGCTTCGCCCACGACGCTGACAAGTTCGAGGGCATGGAAGAAATCGTCAACAACCGCTACAAGATCGCGACCGATCCCGAGATCATGAAGACCGCGGTCGCAATGATCGATTCGATGAAACAGGGGATCGAGACACTCAACATGCCGCCTTCGATCCTTTCGAAGCTGCCGCACAAAGTACTGATCTTTCATGGTCGGCAGGACCGCATCGTTCCCTCTCGATACCAGCCTCTACCTGATCGAGCACCTGCAGCACGCCGAGCTCTACGTGCTCGACCGTTCGGGCCACTGGTCGCAGCTCGAGCGTTGGGATGTAATGCGCCCGATGCTGGAAATCCACTTCGGGGCGCGGACCTTCTGAGCGCATTTTGCAAGCCGTAG
- a CDS encoding cytochrome c: MMKKLAVLSLVAVLGACTRAPSPEQPDGAENYALKCAGCHDPGPGHPGTMLLEQLGRPVPALIGRKDLELGYLRSVVRQGLVEMPPFRPTELSDDQIEGIYKFVKTAAPPRQTPALAPMQTP; this comes from the coding sequence ATGATGAAGAAGCTGGCAGTCTTATCGCTCGTTGCTGTCCTTGGTGCCTGCACCAGGGCGCCGAGTCCGGAACAACCCGACGGCGCGGAAAACTACGCGCTGAAATGCGCCGGGTGTCATGATCCGGGACCAGGTCATCCTGGAACCATGCTGCTCGAGCAACTGGGCAGACCGGTGCCCGCCCTGATCGGCCGCAAGGATCTTGAACTCGGCTATCTGCGGTCGGTGGTCCGGCAAGGGCTTGTCGAGATGCCGCCGTTCCGGCCGACCGAGTTGAGCGACGATCAAATCGAAGGAATCTACAAGTTCGTCAAGACAGCAGCGCCGCCGAGGCAGACCCCAGCCTTGGCGCCTATGCAAACGCCTTGA
- a CDS encoding NAD(P)/FAD-dependent oxidoreductase translates to MRSVAIVGGNLAGGRAVETLRQAGFDGRITLIGQEPWRPYERPPLSKEVLWNPANAPDNFFLQTEDWYNENRIDLRLDTRAEAIDLAAGGVRLSGGELVVADQVLLATGGHARKLNLAGADCANVHYLRTRDDAERMAVDLQAGARIVIVGMGVIGAEVAASAIKLGCDVTAVEPLAVPMERALGQRFGHWLGEEHRKRGVKTHFNRGVTGFKFVDGRVSAVEIDDGTLIECDAVIVGVGIVPATSLALDAGLAVNNGIIVDRQCRTSNPAVFAAGDVAEQDGFFGGRFRQETYQNAADQAQAAALAILGQEVDYCKPMWYWSDQFDLNIQFSGQIPVQAEVVLRGDMGSNAFVAFFLSGGTIEGLLAVNRASDMGIGKRLVERRAKAGAAQLGDPDVPLRELLKRAN, encoded by the coding sequence GTGCGTTCGGTTGCAATTGTGGGCGGGAATCTAGCGGGTGGGCGTGCCGTCGAAACGCTGCGGCAGGCTGGGTTCGATGGCCGGATCACGCTGATCGGCCAGGAACCGTGGCGGCCTTACGAACGCCCGCCCCTGTCGAAGGAAGTCTTGTGGAATCCGGCCAATGCCCCGGACAATTTCTTCCTGCAGACCGAAGACTGGTATAATGAGAACCGCATCGACCTGCGGCTGGATACGCGCGCCGAGGCGATCGATCTCGCTGCAGGCGGGGTGCGTCTGAGCGGCGGCGAACTGGTCGTCGCCGACCAGGTTCTGCTGGCAACCGGCGGGCACGCGCGCAAGCTCAATCTGGCCGGAGCAGATTGCGCCAACGTCCACTACCTGCGGACCCGCGACGACGCCGAGCGGATGGCGGTAGACCTGCAGGCAGGGGCGCGGATCGTCATCGTCGGGATGGGTGTGATCGGGGCCGAAGTCGCCGCCAGCGCGATCAAACTGGGCTGCGACGTAACGGCGGTCGAGCCGCTCGCGGTGCCTATGGAACGCGCCCTCGGGCAGCGATTCGGCCATTGGCTTGGGGAAGAGCATCGCAAGCGCGGGGTGAAGACCCACTTCAACCGCGGCGTGACCGGCTTCAAGTTCGTCGACGGGCGGGTCTCTGCCGTCGAAATTGACGATGGCACCCTGATCGAGTGCGATGCCGTCATCGTCGGTGTGGGGATTGTGCCGGCGACTTCGCTCGCGCTCGATGCCGGGCTTGCGGTAAACAACGGGATCATCGTCGATCGCCAATGCCGGACCAGCAATCCAGCCGTGTTCGCCGCCGGCGACGTTGCCGAACAGGACGGATTCTTTGGCGGACGGTTCCGCCAGGAAACCTACCAGAACGCAGCCGACCAGGCCCAGGCTGCCGCACTGGCAATCCTCGGGCAGGAAGTCGATTACTGCAAGCCGATGTGGTACTGGAGCGACCAGTTCGACCTCAACATCCAATTCAGCGGACAGATCCCGGTGCAGGCTGAGGTCGTGCTTCGCGGCGACATGGGAAGCAACGCTTTCGTCGCGTTCTTCTTGTCTGGCGGGACGATAGAGGGCTTGCTGGCCGTTAACCGCGCGTCCGACATGGGAATCGGCAAACGCTTGGTGGAGCGCCGGGCCAAGGCCGGCGCGGCGCAGCTTGGTGATCCTGATGTGCCTTTGCGCGAATTACTCAAGCGGGCTAATTGA
- a CDS encoding dihydrodipicolinate synthase family protein, which translates to MARTLLSPGDVKGGWAIIPTPAKDDASDWRATKTVDIDETARVVNGLIDAGIDGILSMGTLGEAATMTHDEKLDFMKALVDAAAGRVPIFVGTTCINTRDTVALTRQALNIGADGTMLGLPMWCAPSRDVAVQFYKDVAEAVPEMNIAIYANPEAFKFDFPQPFWAQVAEIPQVVTAKYIGVGNLLGDLAAIRGRIKLLPIDFDYYAAARMDDSIDAFWSSGAVCHPLVTTTLRDVVAAARTSGDWGAARAFQARLGPTAATLFPNGSFKEFSTFNIPLEKARMNAGGWMKAGPVRPPYHLCPEPYLEGARKSGQMWADLGRALEAQD; encoded by the coding sequence ATGGCGCGCACACTCTTGAGCCCCGGTGACGTCAAGGGTGGTTGGGCCATTATTCCGACCCCGGCGAAGGACGACGCTTCGGATTGGCGCGCGACCAAAACCGTCGATATCGACGAAACCGCGCGGGTGGTGAATGGCCTGATCGACGCGGGAATCGACGGTATCCTCAGCATGGGCACGCTGGGTGAAGCGGCGACGATGACCCATGACGAGAAATTAGATTTCATGAAGGCGTTGGTAGATGCCGCCGCCGGACGGGTACCGATCTTTGTCGGCACAACCTGTATAAACACCCGCGACACGGTGGCGCTGACCCGGCAGGCACTCAATATCGGCGCGGACGGCACGATGCTCGGTTTGCCGATGTGGTGCGCGCCCAGCAGGGATGTCGCGGTCCAGTTCTACAAGGACGTGGCCGAGGCGGTGCCCGAGATGAACATCGCGATCTATGCCAATCCCGAGGCTTTCAAGTTTGACTTTCCGCAACCGTTCTGGGCCCAGGTTGCCGAAATTCCCCAGGTCGTCACCGCCAAATACATCGGCGTCGGCAATCTGCTGGGCGACCTTGCGGCGATCCGCGGCCGGATCAAACTGCTGCCGATCGATTTCGATTACTACGCTGCCGCGCGCATGGACGATTCGATCGACGCTTTCTGGTCGAGCGGGGCGGTCTGCCATCCTCTCGTGACCACCACGCTGCGGGATGTGGTCGCCGCAGCGCGGACCAGCGGCGACTGGGGGGCGGCGCGAGCCTTTCAGGCGCGGCTGGGTCCGACCGCGGCAACCCTTTTCCCGAACGGCAGTTTCAAGGAATTCTCGACCTTCAACATCCCGCTCGAAAAAGCGCGGATGAACGCCGGTGGCTGGATGAAGGCCGGACCGGTGCGTCCACCCTATCATCTTTGCCCCGAGCCCTATCTCGAAGGCGCACGCAAGTCGGGCCAAATGTGGGCCGACCTGGGCCGGGCACTCGAAGCACAAGACTGA
- a CDS encoding 1,6-dihydroxycyclohexa-2,4-diene-1-carboxylate dehydrogenase translates to MSLFKRFDHKVAVVTGGAQGIGFATAQRMAQEGATVVVADRAAEATAAAVDRIRSAGGDAHAAIADLEQCEGAAGLYRTVADRFGQIDVAVHNVGGTIWAKPYWHYAPEEIVAEINRSLWPTLWCCHAVLPHMLAAGSGSVVNIGSVATRGVNRAPYAAAKGAVAALTAALSLELESSGVRVNCVAPGGVNVTRVTPRNPSPATEADRSGFARVMDQTLRDTPMARFGEPEELAAAICFFASDEASYVTGQTLFVAGGGIG, encoded by the coding sequence ATGAGCTTGTTCAAACGCTTTGACCACAAGGTGGCGGTCGTCACGGGCGGGGCGCAGGGGATCGGTTTTGCCACCGCCCAGCGCATGGCGCAGGAAGGCGCAACCGTGGTGGTGGCCGACCGAGCGGCGGAGGCTACTGCCGCTGCGGTTGACCGAATCCGAAGCGCTGGCGGCGATGCCCACGCCGCCATCGCCGATCTCGAACAGTGCGAAGGCGCGGCCGGGTTGTACCGGACCGTCGCTGACCGCTTTGGCCAAATCGATGTCGCGGTGCACAATGTCGGGGGAACGATCTGGGCCAAGCCCTATTGGCACTATGCCCCGGAGGAAATCGTGGCCGAAATCAACCGTTCTCTGTGGCCGACCCTGTGGTGCTGCCACGCGGTCTTGCCGCACATGCTCGCAGCCGGTTCCGGATCGGTCGTCAATATCGGCTCGGTTGCGACGCGCGGCGTCAACCGAGCACCGTATGCCGCCGCGAAAGGCGCGGTCGCCGCGCTGACAGCCGCCCTGTCGCTGGAACTGGAATCGAGCGGTGTCCGTGTCAACTGCGTCGCGCCAGGGGGCGTCAACGTAACGCGGGTCACGCCACGCAATCCTTCCCCTGCGACCGAGGCGGACAGGTCCGGGTTTGCACGGGTTATGGACCAGACCCTGCGCGATACTCCGATGGCCCGCTTCGGCGAGCCCGAGGAGCTGGCCGCGGCTATTTGCTTCTTCGCCTCCGACGAAGCATCCTACGTCACCGGGCAGACCCTGTTCGTCGCGGGCGGGGGAATCGGTTAG
- a CDS encoding HpcH/HpaI aldolase/citrate lyase family protein yields the protein MQTPENRFKAGLPEGPVQLGFWLALASPNIAEICAGLGYDWVLIDAEHGAQTLPGIAEQLRAVDATPPCSAIVRVPGHDPVILHQILDLGAQTIMVPMVETADQAAAIVKASRYPPHGDRGIGGARAARWGRYPAYVAEANAQLCIILQIETALALDNLEAIAAVDGIDALFVGPADLAASLGLLGADNFPALAKVTEAALIRCRAASIPCGILSRDERLVQQYLDGGARFLAVGIDAFTLAKAAGDMARDWKGRFTPRSAD from the coding sequence ATGCAGACTCCCGAAAACCGGTTCAAGGCCGGGTTGCCCGAAGGACCGGTCCAGCTGGGGTTCTGGCTTGCTCTGGCCAGTCCGAACATTGCGGAAATTTGTGCGGGTTTGGGCTATGACTGGGTGCTTATCGACGCCGAGCATGGTGCCCAGACCTTGCCTGGAATTGCCGAGCAGTTGCGTGCGGTGGATGCCACTCCGCCATGTTCGGCAATTGTGCGAGTGCCCGGCCACGATCCGGTTATCCTTCACCAGATCCTCGATCTCGGCGCACAGACGATCATGGTGCCGATGGTAGAGACCGCTGACCAAGCCGCGGCAATTGTCAAAGCTTCGCGATATCCGCCGCACGGCGATCGCGGCATCGGCGGTGCCCGTGCTGCTCGCTGGGGTCGCTATCCCGCCTATGTGGCCGAAGCCAACGCACAGCTGTGCATCATCCTTCAGATCGAGACGGCGCTGGCGCTCGACAACCTCGAAGCGATCGCTGCGGTCGATGGGATCGACGCGCTGTTCGTCGGCCCGGCCGACCTGGCCGCATCGCTGGGTTTGCTGGGTGCCGACAATTTCCCGGCGCTGGCTAAGGTGACCGAGGCGGCCCTCATCCGGTGCCGTGCGGCGAGCATTCCTTGCGGCATCCTCTCGCGAGATGAGCGTCTGGTGCAGCAATATCTGGATGGCGGCGCACGCTTCCTGGCGGTCGGGATCGATGCCTTCACGCTGGCCAAGGCCGCGGGGGACATGGCGAGAGACTGGAAAGGTCGCTTCACCCCACGGTCAGCGGACTAA
- a CDS encoding amidohydrolase family protein: MIIDAHAHLVAPAALYAHRSNLIVSSGQYGNSYRAQVADRLLEESADQNVKIMDGVGTDVQLLSPRPFLTLNGTARWNDIVDWATDNNDMIARTQRLHPTRFRGVGALPQQVGRSIVSLFGEIDRLVNELGFVGILLNPDPSEGMNGSPPLGDPYWYPLYEKLCELDLPAHIHSGQCCNGRETYDEHFIAEEGLAITSIYRADVFERFPELKLMISHGGGPIPYQVGRWRSHREMARAQGRIASDAPSFDEILRKFWFDTVLHNPDSLELLFKTVGYDRCCFGTERPGSGDGIDPVSGRHYDDLKPVIEALPSLDEAARTGIFEHNARRLFTRLDC, encoded by the coding sequence ATGATCATCGATGCCCATGCACACCTGGTCGCACCGGCCGCACTATACGCGCATCGAAGCAACCTGATCGTTTCCAGCGGGCAGTACGGCAACAGCTATCGGGCGCAGGTGGCCGATCGCCTGCTGGAAGAAAGCGCCGACCAGAACGTCAAGATCATGGACGGGGTGGGAACAGACGTACAATTGCTGTCACCGCGGCCATTTCTGACCCTCAACGGCACCGCCCGCTGGAACGACATCGTCGATTGGGCTACTGACAACAATGACATGATAGCACGAACCCAGCGGCTCCATCCCACCCGTTTCCGCGGAGTGGGGGCTTTGCCGCAGCAGGTCGGCCGGTCGATCGTTTCGTTGTTCGGCGAAATTGATCGGCTGGTGAACGAGTTGGGCTTCGTCGGCATCCTGCTTAATCCCGACCCTAGCGAGGGCATGAACGGATCGCCGCCGCTGGGTGATCCCTACTGGTATCCACTGTACGAAAAACTTTGTGAACTCGATTTGCCCGCCCATATCCACTCGGGACAATGCTGCAACGGGCGCGAAACCTACGACGAGCACTTCATCGCAGAGGAAGGGCTTGCCATCACCTCGATCTATCGGGCCGATGTTTTCGAGCGGTTCCCCGAACTCAAGCTGATGATTAGCCACGGTGGCGGTCCGATCCCCTATCAGGTCGGGCGCTGGCGTTCGCATCGCGAAATGGCGCGGGCGCAGGGGCGGATCGCTTCAGACGCACCGTCGTTTGACGAAATCCTGCGCAAGTTCTGGTTCGATACCGTTTTACACAATCCAGATTCACTCGAACTGCTGTTCAAGACGGTTGGGTACGACAGGTGCTGCTTCGGGACCGAAAGGCCCGGCTCGGGCGACGGGATCGATCCCGTCTCCGGTCGTCATTACGACGATCTCAAGCCTGTGATCGAAGCGCTTCCGTCGCTGGACGAGGCGGCGCGGACGGGCATTTTTGAGCACAATGCCCGGCGGCTCTTCACGCGCCTCGACTGTTGA
- a CDS encoding aromatic-ring-hydroxylating dioxygenase subunit beta: MTQSDTSLEAALHALLLADAGALDGKDLASWLGNYAEEEDASYICRSAENTENGLALGFMYDDCRARLEDRVTFINDIWAGTFQDYRTRHFVQWVRYERVNGNTLTMRSNFSVFMTPEDSGVTQILAAGQYIDTVRVGTNGGLKLLSRCAELDTSVLPRYLVYPI, encoded by the coding sequence ATGACGCAAAGCGATACTTCGCTCGAGGCGGCGCTTCACGCGTTGCTGCTGGCCGACGCCGGCGCGCTCGACGGCAAGGATCTGGCAAGCTGGCTCGGCAACTATGCCGAGGAGGAGGACGCCTCCTACATCTGCCGTTCGGCCGAGAATACCGAGAACGGCCTGGCGCTGGGCTTCATGTACGACGATTGCCGGGCGCGGCTCGAAGATCGTGTCACCTTTATAAACGACATCTGGGCGGGCACCTTCCAAGACTACCGCACGCGTCATTTTGTCCAGTGGGTGCGATACGAGCGCGTGAACGGGAATACGCTGACGATGCGATCAAACTTCTCGGTGTTCATGACGCCCGAGGACTCCGGTGTCACGCAGATCCTCGCTGCCGGGCAATACATCGACACCGTGCGGGTCGGCACAAACGGCGGTTTGAAGCTGCTGTCGCGTTGCGCCGAACTCGATACGTCTGTGCTCCCCCGGTACCTGGTCTATCCGATCTGA
- a CDS encoding TIGR02444 family protein: MNSSASASGPFWQFSLEVYARPQVADLCLGLQDEYGFDVNIVLLCLWLARDEGRTVSLTEIQTLRAGVAELNENLVWPIRQARRWARTRIDVAPDSQAQAECREIYASLKAIELRGERCVQLVLLECLRWVGMGCANPADMAARASLESYRQAIAAPDATGAILAQLTVKAFA; the protein is encoded by the coding sequence ATGAACAGCTCCGCATCGGCATCCGGTCCGTTCTGGCAATTCTCACTGGAGGTCTACGCCCGGCCGCAGGTTGCCGACCTGTGCCTGGGATTGCAAGATGAGTACGGTTTTGATGTCAACATCGTGCTGCTGTGCCTGTGGCTGGCGCGAGACGAAGGCCGAACTGTGAGTCTGACGGAAATCCAAACGCTACGCGCGGGCGTGGCGGAACTGAACGAAAATCTGGTCTGGCCCATCCGGCAGGCGCGGCGGTGGGCGAGGACCAGGATCGACGTTGCGCCCGATTCGCAAGCACAAGCCGAATGCCGCGAGATCTACGCCAGCTTGAAGGCGATCGAACTGCGCGGGGAACGCTGCGTTCAATTGGTCTTGCTCGAATGCCTGCGGTGGGTTGGCATGGGATGTGCTAATCCGGCGGATATGGCTGCCCGTGCAAGTCTGGAAAGCTATCGGCAAGCAATCGCCGCTCCCGATGCGACCGGAGCGATCCTGGCGCAGCTGACAGTCAAGGCGTTTGCATAG
- the hpaH gene encoding 2-oxo-hept-4-ene-1,7-dioate hydratase: MSFDHRDESGGSDQTALTLDARLIASLASELNNAEQSREQIRQFSVRYPGMTIADGYHISKQWVDLKLAAGRSVYGHKIGLTSRAMQQAAGITEPDYGTLLDDMVFAQGGDVPFSRFITPKVEVELAFVLGKQIEGPGVTIFDVLKATEYVIPAVEIIDSRTYPVDPETGARRRVQDTISDNAANAGIIVGGLPMRPDNIDMRWIGAMLSRNAVIEETGVAAGVLNNPANGVAWLANRLAPWGQSLKAGETVLGGSFTRPVEVKSGDVFNADFGPLGAIGFRFV; this comes from the coding sequence ATGAGTTTCGATCATCGGGACGAGAGCGGTGGCTCCGACCAAACCGCGTTGACTCTTGATGCCAGGCTGATCGCTTCATTGGCATCGGAATTGAACAACGCCGAACAGTCCCGCGAGCAGATCCGGCAATTCTCCGTGCGATATCCGGGTATGACGATCGCTGACGGCTATCATATCAGCAAGCAATGGGTTGACCTCAAGCTTGCCGCAGGTCGGTCGGTATACGGGCACAAGATCGGCCTGACCTCGCGCGCGATGCAGCAGGCCGCAGGGATCACCGAGCCGGACTATGGCACCCTCCTCGACGACATGGTTTTCGCACAGGGTGGTGACGTGCCGTTCAGCAGGTTCATTACCCCGAAAGTAGAAGTCGAGTTGGCCTTCGTCCTGGGCAAACAGATCGAAGGGCCCGGGGTAACGATCTTCGATGTCCTGAAGGCGACCGAATACGTCATCCCGGCGGTCGAGATCATCGACAGCCGGACGTACCCGGTCGATCCCGAAACCGGTGCGCGACGCAGGGTCCAGGATACGATCAGCGACAACGCCGCCAATGCCGGGATCATCGTTGGCGGCTTGCCGATGCGGCCCGACAATATCGACATGCGCTGGATCGGTGCAATGCTGAGCCGCAATGCAGTGATCGAGGAAACCGGCGTCGCCGCAGGCGTGCTCAACAACCCCGCCAATGGGGTGGCCTGGCTTGCCAACCGGCTGGCGCCATGGGGGCAATCGCTGAAAGCCGGCGAGACTGTGCTGGGCGGCTCATTTACCCGCCCGGTAGAGGTGAAGTCAGGCGACGTGTTCAATGCCGATTTCGGACCGCTTGGCGCAATCGGCTTCCGCTTCGTATAG
- a CDS encoding aromatic ring-hydroxylating dioxygenase subunit alpha, protein MDQVGLSWPKNYNEIPKEAFVRKDIYGEEIKRIFHGPEWHPVAHESELPNPGDFKTYRLAGVPLLIARDTAGEVRVFYNACSHRGNQLETAVMGNKTEFECPYHRWLFDAKGDLVGCPNQRDFLPGFDKSDYPLSQPRFDSFYGLVFVTLSAETEPLLEYLGGSQNTLRELLGGDGRLKLLGYQKVRYDSNWKSYTDNDGYHAPLLHQAFNMLNWQGGKGRQFTATEHGHICFESALSVASGPAVLKDMSLIEFKGQDPAVGSRIVSLFPTFVSTKHLDVINLRFATPIDAETVEVHYAYFAHQDDDEEMVRHRLRQSSNLLGPCGLISMEDASIFHRIHIGNHTPGSAIFQKGVRDPSKLESEFLQNDESGNLPRWEHYRSVMGFERALA, encoded by the coding sequence ATGGACCAGGTAGGCCTGTCGTGGCCCAAGAATTACAACGAGATTCCAAAAGAGGCCTTTGTTCGCAAGGACATTTACGGCGAAGAGATCAAGCGCATCTTCCATGGGCCGGAATGGCATCCGGTAGCGCATGAGAGCGAGCTGCCGAACCCCGGGGATTTCAAAACCTACCGCTTGGCGGGAGTTCCGCTGCTGATCGCCCGCGACACGGCAGGCGAAGTGCGCGTATTCTACAACGCCTGCTCGCATCGGGGCAATCAGCTCGAAACCGCGGTCATGGGCAACAAGACCGAGTTCGAATGCCCTTATCACCGCTGGCTGTTTGACGCGAAAGGCGATCTTGTCGGCTGCCCCAACCAGAGGGATTTTCTTCCTGGGTTCGACAAGTCCGACTATCCGCTGAGCCAGCCTCGGTTCGACAGCTTTTATGGGCTCGTCTTCGTGACGCTATCGGCTGAGACTGAACCGCTCCTGGAATACCTCGGCGGTTCCCAGAACACTTTGCGCGAGCTGCTCGGCGGCGACGGGCGGCTCAAGCTGCTCGGATACCAGAAGGTTCGCTACGATTCGAACTGGAAGTCCTATACCGACAACGACGGCTATCACGCCCCGCTGCTCCACCAGGCCTTCAACATGCTCAACTGGCAAGGCGGCAAGGGCCGTCAGTTCACCGCCACCGAGCACGGTCATATCTGTTTCGAATCCGCGCTTTCGGTCGCGAGCGGGCCGGCAGTTCTCAAGGACATGTCGCTGATCGAGTTCAAGGGTCAGGATCCAGCAGTTGGCTCACGGATCGTCAGCCTCTTCCCGACGTTTGTTTCAACCAAACACCTCGACGTGATCAACCTGCGCTTCGCGACGCCGATCGACGCCGAAACGGTCGAGGTTCACTACGCCTATTTTGCCCATCAGGACGATGACGAGGAAATGGTGCGCCACCGGTTGCGGCAAAGCTCCAACTTGCTCGGTCCGTGCGGCCTGATCAGCATGGAAGACGCCTCAATCTTCCATCGCATCCATATTGGCAACCACACGCCGGGTTCGGCGATCTTTCAAAAAGGGGTGCGCGATCCGTCCAAGCTGGAATCGGAATTCCTCCAGAACGATGAGAGCGGCAACCTGCCGCGCTGGGAGCACTATCGTTCGGTTATGGGCTTCGAGAGGGCGCTCGCATGA